From Streptomyces sp. NBC_01460, a single genomic window includes:
- a CDS encoding VOC family protein, translated as MTEAAARRTPGAPCWVSLIVHGLTATQEFYSRLFGWEFRPGPEQLGPYVRALLCGKEVAGIGQLPPDRHLPIAWTTYLATEDADATAEAIRSCGGTVAVGPIEAGDAGRLLLASDPAGAVFGVWQAAEHLGTALAGTPGTPVWNELVTRETASVAKFYQAVFGFETEAVVSADFDYQTLHLQGRPVAALHGVGHGLPRDRGPHWMTYFQVADTDEAAARVVELGGHVLQPPREASSGRLATVADPEGAVFTIVRPPGS; from the coding sequence ATGACCGAGGCTGCCGCCCGGCGCACGCCCGGAGCACCGTGCTGGGTGAGTCTGATCGTGCACGGCCTGACCGCGACCCAGGAGTTCTACAGCCGGCTGTTCGGCTGGGAGTTCCGGCCGGGACCGGAGCAGTTGGGGCCCTACGTCCGTGCGCTGCTGTGCGGCAAGGAGGTCGCGGGCATCGGACAGCTGCCGCCCGACCGGCACCTGCCGATCGCCTGGACGACCTACCTCGCCACGGAGGACGCGGACGCCACGGCGGAGGCGATCCGGTCGTGCGGCGGGACGGTGGCCGTCGGGCCCATCGAGGCGGGGGACGCCGGCCGCCTCCTGCTCGCGTCCGACCCCGCCGGAGCGGTCTTCGGCGTGTGGCAGGCCGCCGAGCACCTCGGCACCGCGCTCGCGGGCACTCCGGGCACTCCCGTGTGGAACGAGCTGGTGACCCGGGAGACCGCGTCGGTCGCCAAGTTCTACCAGGCCGTGTTCGGGTTCGAGACCGAGGCGGTCGTCTCGGCGGACTTCGACTACCAGACGCTGCACCTCCAGGGCCGCCCGGTGGCCGCGCTGCACGGTGTGGGCCATGGCCTGCCGCGCGACCGCGGCCCGCACTGGATGACCTACTTCCAGGTCGCCGACACCGACGAGGCGGCGGCACGCGTGGTGGAGCTCGGCGGGCACGTGCTGCAGCCGCCACGGGAGGCGTCCAGCGGCAGGCTGGCCACGGTGGCCGACCCGGAGGGCGCCGTGTTCACGATCGTCCGGCCGCCCGGCAGCTGA
- a CDS encoding amino acid adenylation domain-containing protein, producing the protein MLRTSVRLQPDRTAVICGTERLTFQQLGERAEDVADRLRQFGAATDELVGIFMEPSVDLMASVWGVLHAGAAYLPLSPEYPDERVRYMILDSQAKVILTDESLAPRLAAMTPPDTEIVTLTGAGASRGTGQAARAAAGPSGYSDAPSDAQADDLAYVIYTSGSTGNPKGIGIEHHSIVAQLRWLADEHGLDRRRTVLQKTPLSFDAAQWEILAPACGSSVVMSERGVYADPGGLIDLIVANEVTTLQGVPTLLQALVDTGRLSRCTSLTHVFSGGEALPKSLAVELLDALPHSELVNLYGPSECTINASSHRVDRDTVQHGPDHVSIGRPVRDVSFHILDAARQPVAHGESGELHIAGRQLARGYLRRPDLTAERFIPNPFSTDPRYALLYRTGDLARWNDDGTVQFLGRTDTQVKLRGFRVELDEIKVAIEKHDWVKRAAVLVREDPRLGANLISFIELDPQRAALMDQGNHGAHHQSKQSKLQLRAQLADLGVRRETAGHHVIDLPGRSPTVRQRRAVFARKTYRFFEGGEVTRDDILALLAGRTEHPAAPRDPGTLTRDELGTLLRSFGQFTSGERLLPKYGYASPGALYATQLYLELSGVADLDAGHYYYNPVSHQLSLIAPAPAGGPRLRVHLIGRRSAIEPVYRNNIQEVLQFEAGHVVGLFDGLLPELGLRIEAGEGTPEVKAALRCPDEDYHLATYEVRPSSSPAVPAAVDVYVQAHPGRIADLDGGQYRYDGTGLERVSDELVLRQHVIAINQEVYERASFGITLVGRSPAPWQRYTDLGRELQRLQMNDIGVGLMSSGYSSETGNDLPSARRIAAITGLGPDRASYFALGGRVSAEQRLSEGMKEDSVHTRGPAEIVRDNLSASLPPYMVPNRVTVLDSFPLTANGKIDHQALRALDEAAVRDAEAPVVPPRTPTEETVAALWQQVLRQERVSIRDSFFAAGGHSLTAVNLVGRINRELGSSLPLQVLFDAPTIAELARRIDREPATALSRAVRLRGGDGRRPVFCWPGLGGYPMSLRLLANRLDLERPFFGVQAYGVNAGETAYATFEETVAEDIALVRKIQPEGPYVLWGYSFGARVAFEVAYQLERQGQRVEELTLIAPGKPPVEVREESPADTTAGFASPTFVSILYSVFAGTLERSEVDACLAATHDEDSFVAFVCDRFEHLDQELVRRIVGVVRRTFLFEYAPHELAERTVAAPVTVFRARGDQGSFIDSGHVLSSTPPRIKELEAGHYALLRTGGVDELVSAVQSARLTRKVIGVPHVNIKHFPGNLEAHQVSALVDAITRAVQTAFSVDGGTVSIALEPVAQDAWNERVYVPEITGGAGTLIKLPNY; encoded by the coding sequence ATGCTGCGCACGTCAGTACGTCTCCAGCCCGACCGAACCGCCGTCATATGCGGCACGGAGCGGCTGACCTTTCAGCAGCTCGGTGAGCGCGCCGAGGACGTGGCGGACCGCCTACGGCAGTTCGGCGCGGCGACCGACGAGCTGGTGGGCATCTTCATGGAGCCCTCCGTCGATCTCATGGCGAGCGTCTGGGGCGTCCTGCACGCAGGCGCCGCGTACCTGCCGCTGTCGCCGGAGTATCCGGACGAGCGCGTGCGCTACATGATCCTCGACTCGCAGGCCAAGGTCATCCTGACCGACGAGTCCCTGGCACCCCGGCTGGCCGCGATGACGCCACCGGACACGGAGATCGTCACCCTCACCGGCGCGGGAGCGTCCCGCGGGACCGGGCAGGCCGCACGGGCTGCCGCCGGGCCGTCCGGGTACTCGGACGCGCCCTCGGACGCACAGGCCGACGATCTCGCGTATGTCATCTACACCTCCGGGAGCACGGGCAACCCGAAGGGCATCGGCATCGAGCACCACAGCATCGTGGCCCAGTTGCGGTGGCTGGCCGACGAACACGGCCTCGACCGGCGCAGGACCGTGCTGCAGAAGACACCGCTGAGTTTCGACGCGGCGCAGTGGGAGATCCTCGCACCGGCCTGCGGCAGCAGTGTGGTGATGAGCGAACGAGGGGTCTACGCCGACCCCGGCGGGCTCATCGACCTGATCGTGGCGAACGAGGTGACCACCCTCCAGGGAGTCCCCACCCTGCTGCAGGCGCTCGTCGACACCGGACGGCTGTCCCGGTGCACCTCGCTCACCCATGTCTTCAGCGGCGGCGAGGCACTCCCCAAGAGCCTGGCGGTCGAGCTGCTCGACGCGTTACCCCACAGCGAACTGGTCAACCTCTACGGCCCGAGCGAATGCACGATCAACGCGTCCTCCCACCGCGTCGACCGCGACACCGTCCAGCACGGCCCGGACCACGTCTCCATAGGCCGGCCGGTGCGGGACGTGAGCTTCCACATCCTGGACGCCGCCCGGCAGCCCGTCGCGCACGGAGAATCGGGGGAGCTCCACATCGCGGGCCGCCAGCTCGCCCGCGGGTATCTGAGGCGCCCCGACCTGACCGCCGAACGCTTCATACCCAACCCGTTCTCCACCGATCCCCGGTACGCCCTGCTCTACCGCACCGGTGATCTGGCCCGGTGGAACGACGACGGCACCGTCCAGTTCCTCGGCCGCACCGACACCCAGGTCAAGCTGCGCGGCTTCCGGGTGGAGCTGGACGAGATCAAGGTCGCGATCGAGAAGCACGACTGGGTGAAGCGCGCCGCCGTCCTGGTGCGGGAGGACCCCAGACTCGGTGCCAACCTCATCTCGTTCATCGAGCTCGACCCCCAGCGGGCCGCGCTGATGGACCAGGGCAACCACGGCGCCCACCACCAGTCGAAGCAGAGCAAGCTGCAACTACGCGCTCAGCTCGCCGACCTGGGAGTCCGCCGGGAGACCGCCGGACACCACGTCATCGATCTGCCCGGGCGGTCGCCCACGGTCCGGCAGCGGCGCGCGGTGTTCGCCCGCAAGACCTACAGGTTCTTCGAAGGCGGCGAGGTCACCAGGGACGACATCCTGGCCCTGCTCGCGGGGCGGACGGAGCACCCGGCCGCTCCCCGTGACCCGGGCACCCTCACCCGGGACGAACTCGGCACCCTGCTGCGGTCCTTCGGCCAGTTCACGAGTGGCGAGAGGCTGCTGCCCAAGTACGGATACGCCTCTCCCGGAGCGCTGTACGCCACCCAGCTGTACCTCGAACTGTCCGGCGTCGCGGACCTCGACGCCGGCCACTACTACTACAACCCGGTCAGCCATCAGCTCTCACTGATCGCTCCCGCCCCGGCAGGCGGGCCGAGGCTGCGGGTCCACCTCATCGGTCGCCGTTCGGCGATCGAACCGGTCTACCGCAACAACATCCAGGAAGTGCTCCAGTTCGAAGCCGGCCACGTGGTCGGCCTGTTCGACGGGCTCCTTCCCGAACTCGGCCTCCGGATCGAGGCAGGTGAGGGAACACCCGAGGTCAAGGCGGCCCTGCGGTGCCCGGACGAGGACTACCACCTGGCCACCTACGAGGTGAGGCCGTCCTCCTCCCCCGCCGTTCCCGCCGCGGTGGACGTCTACGTGCAGGCCCACCCGGGCCGGATCGCCGATCTGGACGGCGGCCAGTACCGGTACGACGGCACCGGCCTGGAGCGGGTGTCCGACGAACTGGTCCTGAGACAGCACGTCATCGCCATCAACCAGGAGGTCTACGAACGCGCGAGCTTCGGGATCACCCTGGTCGGCCGGTCCCCTGCCCCCTGGCAGCGCTACACCGACCTCGGCCGGGAGCTGCAGCGCCTCCAGATGAACGACATCGGCGTGGGGCTGATGTCGTCCGGTTACAGCTCGGAGACCGGCAACGACCTGCCGTCGGCCCGGCGCATCGCGGCCATCACCGGCCTCGGACCGGACCGGGCCTCGTACTTCGCCCTCGGCGGTCGTGTCAGCGCGGAGCAGCGGCTCAGCGAGGGCATGAAGGAGGACTCCGTCCACACCCGTGGGCCGGCCGAGATCGTCAGGGACAACCTCTCCGCCTCCCTGCCTCCGTACATGGTGCCCAACCGGGTCACCGTGCTGGACTCCTTCCCGCTCACGGCCAACGGCAAGATCGACCACCAGGCGCTGCGCGCCCTCGACGAGGCCGCCGTGCGCGACGCCGAGGCTCCTGTCGTACCGCCGCGCACGCCGACCGAGGAGACCGTGGCCGCGCTGTGGCAGCAGGTGCTCCGGCAGGAGCGGGTCTCCATCCGCGACAGCTTCTTCGCGGCCGGGGGCCACTCGCTGACCGCCGTCAATCTGGTCGGCCGGATCAACAGGGAGCTGGGCAGCTCCCTCCCGCTCCAGGTCCTGTTCGACGCGCCGACGATCGCGGAGCTGGCCAGACGCATCGACCGGGAACCCGCGACCGCCCTCTCCAGAGCGGTGCGGTTGCGCGGCGGGGACGGCCGCCGGCCGGTCTTCTGCTGGCCGGGCCTGGGCGGCTACCCGATGAGTCTGCGGCTGCTCGCGAACAGGCTCGACCTGGAGCGACCGTTCTTCGGCGTCCAGGCGTACGGCGTCAACGCGGGCGAGACCGCGTACGCGACGTTCGAGGAGACGGTCGCCGAGGACATCGCGCTCGTACGGAAAATCCAGCCCGAGGGTCCGTACGTGCTGTGGGGTTACTCGTTCGGGGCCCGGGTCGCGTTCGAAGTGGCGTACCAGCTGGAGCGCCAGGGGCAGCGGGTCGAGGAGCTGACCCTCATCGCGCCGGGCAAGCCTCCGGTGGAGGTGCGCGAGGAGTCCCCGGCCGACACCACGGCCGGCTTCGCCAGCCCCACCTTCGTGTCGATCCTGTACTCGGTGTTCGCCGGGACCCTCGAGCGGTCTGAGGTCGACGCGTGCCTGGCCGCCACCCATGACGAGGACTCGTTCGTCGCCTTCGTCTGCGACCGGTTCGAGCACCTGGACCAGGAGTTGGTGCGACGGATCGTGGGGGTGGTGCGGCGGACGTTCCTGTTCGAGTACGCCCCCCACGAGCTGGCCGAGCGCACCGTCGCGGCGCCCGTCACCGTGTTCAGGGCCCGGGGCGACCAGGGGTCCTTCATCGACTCCGGCCACGTCCTGTCGAGCACGCCTCCCAGGATCAAGGAGCTGGAGGCCGGCCACTACGCCCTGCTCCGCACCGGCGGGGTGGACGAACTCGTCTCCGCCGTCCAGTCCGCACGGCTCACCAGAAAGGTCATCGGAGTGCCCCACGTCAACATCAAACACTTCCCCGGCAACCTCGAGGCACACCAGGTGTCGGCCTTGGTCGACGCGATCACCAGGGCGGTCCAGACCGCGTTCTCGGTCGACGGGGGCACGGTGTCGATCGCCCTCGAACCGGTGGCTCAGGACGCCTGGAACGAGCGGGTGTACGTGCCGGAGATAACCGGGGGCGCGGGCACGCTCATCAAGCTCCCGAACTACTGA
- the epsC gene encoding serine O-acetyltransferase EpsC encodes MRRTIARAREDLAMIVARDPSMRSRAEALLHPALPALWAHRLAHVLHTRGHRHTARVLAYGARVATGGIEIHPAACLGRRVFIDHGAAVVIGETARIGDDVTIFHQVTLGAVGWWRDGRREPGARRHPVLGDRVVVGANAIVLGPVTVGDDALVGAGSLVLTDVPPGARVMAPAAEIVRRPSAEDREDAAQLLRALATSGCW; translated from the coding sequence ATGCGCAGGACGATCGCCAGGGCGAGGGAGGACCTCGCCATGATCGTCGCGCGGGACCCGTCGATGCGGTCGCGTGCGGAGGCACTGCTGCATCCCGCGCTGCCCGCGCTGTGGGCCCACCGTCTCGCCCATGTCCTGCACACCCGCGGGCACCGTCACACCGCGCGGGTCCTGGCCTACGGGGCGCGCGTCGCGACCGGCGGCATCGAGATCCATCCGGCGGCGTGCCTGGGCCGGCGCGTGTTCATCGATCACGGTGCCGCCGTGGTGATCGGGGAGACCGCCAGGATCGGTGACGACGTCACGATCTTCCACCAGGTCACCCTCGGCGCGGTCGGCTGGTGGCGGGACGGCCGGCGCGAGCCCGGTGCACGTCGTCACCCGGTCCTCGGCGACCGGGTGGTGGTCGGCGCCAACGCGATCGTGCTGGGTCCGGTCACCGTCGGCGACGACGCCCTGGTCGGCGCGGGTTCGCTCGTGCTGACCGATGTGCCGCCCGGCGCACGCGTCATGGCTCCCGCGGCCGAGATCGTGCGACGGCCGTCGGCCGAGGACCGCGAGGACGCCGCCCAGCTGTTGCGCGCCCTGGCCACCTCGGGGTGCTGGTGA